A stretch of Halococcus sediminicola DNA encodes these proteins:
- a CDS encoding class I SAM-dependent methyltransferase produces MSKRVGFYFPTDTISVHVGNTSPWNDRLVSRRGQGLYDWWSRHRGLFSRLYDIAFLGRESERRERAIEALSLDSGEQVLELGCGPGNSFAALRTRVGSAGRVVGLDYSPGMARQARLRARDSGWANVHAIHGDAGRPGLADGAFDAVYASMSLSAMPEPDRAMEAAYRALRPGGRIVVLDARPFQEFPWTLLNPVVVPLSKWATNWFPDTDIPAQIADRFESTRIATFDGGVTFIATARKPERTTGSR; encoded by the coding sequence ATGTCGAAACGTGTCGGGTTTTATTTCCCAACGGACACGATCTCCGTCCATGTCGGGAATACGTCACCGTGGAATGATCGCCTCGTGAGCCGTCGCGGACAGGGACTCTACGACTGGTGGAGCCGTCATCGGGGGCTGTTCAGCCGGCTCTACGACATCGCCTTCCTCGGCCGCGAGTCCGAACGCCGCGAGCGGGCGATCGAAGCGCTCTCGCTCGATTCGGGCGAGCAGGTGCTCGAACTCGGCTGCGGACCGGGCAACTCCTTCGCGGCGCTCCGGACCCGTGTCGGGAGCGCGGGGCGCGTCGTCGGCCTCGACTACAGCCCCGGGATGGCTCGTCAGGCCCGTCTGCGAGCGCGCGACAGCGGCTGGGCGAACGTCCACGCCATCCACGGTGATGCGGGCCGGCCCGGTCTCGCCGACGGGGCGTTCGATGCAGTCTACGCCTCGATGTCACTGAGTGCGATGCCGGAGCCGGATCGAGCGATGGAGGCGGCCTATCGAGCGCTGCGCCCCGGCGGTCGGATCGTGGTGCTCGACGCACGCCCGTTCCAGGAGTTCCCCTGGACGCTGCTCAATCCGGTGGTCGTTCCGCTCTCGAAGTGGGCCACGAACTGGTTTCCAGACACCGATATTCCGGCGCAAATCGCCGATCGGTTCGAATCGACGAGGATCGCCACCTTCGACGGCGGCGTGACGTTCATCGCTACCGCACGGAAACCCGAACGGACGACTGGTTCCCGATAG
- a CDS encoding DUF5794 domain-containing protein, whose translation MSHSQHPVALRLEQRVGGAARLLATVMALPLVDGIFPAMVLAGALSDPAGILEVGLLVFGGSATVAVILAEMSGSRRERVETTLAVGVVVLALAGVEAALAPTIESLLDLAIFERFAALVILAVAAKTASARVGEYLPRPAVIVGLGMLASLDPANAQLVTVPDLSLVLRGVAAAGTGVAFALAVAVTSPWLHDAVDIDRFRFGSAVALGVLGLSVLGFVPSDAPLALAVLAVTALLAFDPGEADEMSEETEDEPSADAVEETDLGPDRAPWL comes from the coding sequence GTGAGTCACTCCCAACACCCGGTCGCGCTCCGCCTCGAACAGCGCGTCGGCGGCGCGGCCCGCCTGCTGGCGACCGTAATGGCGCTGCCGCTCGTCGACGGCATCTTCCCGGCGATGGTGCTCGCCGGCGCACTCTCGGACCCGGCCGGCATCCTCGAAGTCGGTCTCTTGGTGTTCGGTGGGAGCGCGACCGTGGCCGTGATCCTCGCCGAGATGAGCGGGAGCCGTCGCGAGCGCGTCGAGACGACGCTCGCCGTCGGCGTGGTCGTCCTCGCGCTCGCGGGCGTCGAGGCGGCGCTCGCACCGACCATCGAGAGCCTGCTCGACCTCGCTATCTTCGAGCGCTTCGCCGCGCTGGTCATCCTCGCGGTCGCGGCCAAGACCGCCAGCGCGCGCGTCGGGGAATACCTTCCCCGACCGGCGGTCATCGTCGGACTGGGGATGCTCGCGAGCCTCGACCCCGCGAACGCACAGCTCGTGACGGTGCCCGACCTCTCCCTCGTTCTGCGGGGCGTGGCGGCCGCCGGCACGGGCGTGGCGTTCGCGCTCGCCGTCGCCGTCACCAGTCCGTGGCTCCACGACGCCGTGGATATCGACCGTTTTCGCTTCGGTAGCGCGGTCGCGCTGGGCGTGCTCGGCCTCTCGGTACTCGGATTCGTCCCCAGCGACGCGCCGCTCGCGCTCGCGGTGCTCGCGGTCACGGCGCTGCTCGCGTTCGACCCCGGTGAGGCCGACGAGATGAGTGAGGAGACCGAGGACGAACCGTCAGCCGATGCGGTCGAGGAGACCGACCTCGGTCCCGACCGCGCGCCGTGGCTGTAA
- a CDS encoding alpha/beta hydrolase, which translates to MTSSWSRVVARLGSSAERLAIWALVIGLVLASGVGWYVTHPLSGSEESIATVRADERVSVGQYDGTYVLEPANGEPSAGLVFYPGAHVAPDAYLASLAPLVSRTNVAVYVPRMPLGFAVFDPDAAGDVIAAQPTIDRWFVGGHSLGGAMACRYADGGRGRVDGLVLFASYCEASATPNVSTLSVTGSADTVLDRETYAARRANVPADATIVEIRGMNHSEFGSYIGQRGDQPAPIGYRTAHDRLADSVVPWFENRTGRGTRS; encoded by the coding sequence ATGACTTCCTCTTGGTCCCGGGTCGTCGCGCGCCTCGGATCGAGCGCCGAACGGCTCGCGATCTGGGCGCTCGTGATCGGCCTGGTCCTCGCGAGCGGGGTCGGCTGGTACGTGACGCATCCGCTGTCGGGGAGCGAGGAGTCGATTGCGACCGTGCGCGCTGACGAGCGGGTCTCGGTCGGCCAGTACGACGGGACGTACGTGCTCGAACCCGCCAACGGGGAGCCGAGTGCCGGACTCGTGTTCTACCCCGGCGCGCACGTCGCCCCGGACGCGTATCTCGCCTCGCTCGCGCCGCTCGTCTCGCGGACGAACGTCGCGGTGTACGTCCCTCGGATGCCGCTCGGCTTTGCCGTGTTCGATCCCGACGCGGCCGGCGACGTGATCGCCGCCCAGCCGACGATCGATCGCTGGTTCGTCGGCGGCCACTCCCTCGGTGGGGCGATGGCGTGTCGCTACGCGGACGGAGGGCGCGGTCGCGTCGACGGTCTCGTGCTCTTCGCCTCCTACTGTGAGGCGAGTGCCACGCCGAACGTTTCGACGCTGAGCGTTACCGGCAGCGCGGATACCGTCCTCGACCGCGAAACATACGCCGCCCGACGTGCGAACGTTCCGGCCGACGCGACGATCGTCGAGATTCGGGGGATGAACCACTCGGAGTTCGGCTCCTATATCGGCCAGCGTGGCGACCAGCCGGCACCGATCGGGTATCGAACCGCCCACGACCGACTGGCGGACAGTGTCGTTCCGTGGTTCGAAAACCGGACCGGTCGGGGCACTCGGTCGTGA
- a CDS encoding DNA polymerase Y family protein gives MVERGGSRLPGVAEDDSIVLHVDMDCFYAACERRRNPDLESEPVVVGMGYEAGESHGAVATASYEARAEGIESAQAISTALDRLPRVEDANADEVTGHYLPVDLDYYETVGEEVREVLHDCADIVREVSIDEAALDVTERTSWQRVDGRTLAEGYARHVKERILQEVGVVASIGVAPNMSAAKVAADRDKPDGLVTVEPGEVAEFFAPLDIESVHGVGPVTARECREMGIETAGDLAETAPSRLDERFGERGREIRAFARGDDTRAVTPVGRPKSLSRESAFTEATEDVDDLRERVAALATAVAERAEREEALYRTIGIKVVTPPFDVNTRARSLPGPVADADLLRTVALDLLGEFDDTAVRKVGVRVSNLAFESGEQASLDGFDAHEGERADGGIERTGETDADETADRSASVPEPTDGQARFDDFADE, from the coding sequence ATGGTCGAGCGCGGCGGCTCGCGGCTGCCCGGCGTCGCCGAGGACGATTCCATTGTCCTCCACGTCGATATGGACTGTTTCTACGCCGCCTGTGAGCGCCGCCGCAATCCCGACTTGGAGAGCGAACCGGTCGTCGTCGGCATGGGCTACGAGGCCGGCGAGAGCCACGGCGCGGTCGCCACCGCGAGCTACGAAGCCCGCGCCGAGGGCATCGAGAGCGCACAGGCCATCTCGACGGCGCTCGATCGACTGCCTCGCGTCGAGGATGCGAACGCAGACGAGGTCACTGGTCACTATCTCCCCGTCGATCTCGATTACTACGAGACCGTCGGCGAGGAGGTTCGGGAGGTTCTACACGACTGTGCCGACATCGTCCGCGAGGTGAGCATCGACGAGGCGGCCCTCGACGTCACCGAGCGGACCTCGTGGCAGCGCGTCGACGGCCGGACGCTCGCCGAGGGCTACGCCCGTCACGTCAAAGAGCGCATCCTCCAGGAAGTAGGCGTCGTCGCGAGCATCGGCGTCGCCCCCAACATGAGCGCCGCGAAGGTCGCCGCCGACCGCGACAAACCGGACGGACTCGTGACTGTGGAACCCGGCGAGGTAGCCGAGTTCTTCGCGCCACTCGACATCGAATCTGTCCACGGCGTCGGTCCCGTGACCGCCCGCGAATGCCGGGAGATGGGCATCGAGACGGCGGGCGACCTCGCGGAGACCGCCCCGAGCAGGCTCGACGAACGGTTCGGCGAGCGCGGCCGGGAGATCCGTGCGTTCGCCCGCGGCGACGACACCCGAGCGGTGACGCCCGTCGGCCGCCCGAAGAGTCTCTCGCGCGAGTCGGCGTTCACCGAGGCTACCGAGGACGTGGACGACCTCCGCGAGCGTGTCGCGGCGCTCGCAACCGCCGTCGCCGAGCGCGCAGAGCGCGAGGAGGCGCTCTATCGCACCATCGGCATCAAGGTCGTCACCCCGCCGTTCGACGTCAACACCCGCGCGCGCTCGCTGCCCGGCCCGGTGGCCGATGCCGATCTCCTCCGGACCGTGGCGCTCGACCTCCTTGGGGAGTTCGACGACACGGCAGTCAGGAAAGTCGGCGTCAGGGTTTCGAACCTCGCCTTCGAATCCGGTGAACAGGCTAGCCTCGACGGGTTCGACGCCCACGAGGGTGAGCGGGCCGACGGCGGGATCGAGCGAACAGGAGAGACGGATGCGGACGAGACGGCCGATCGGTCGGCGTCGGTCCCGGAACCGACCGACGGTCAGGCACGCTTCGACGATTTCGCGGACGAATAA
- a CDS encoding pyridoxamine 5'-phosphate oxidase family protein, whose amino-acid sequence MSVPDEVEELIADAPLSAHLATAADNRPHVAPVWYGYRDGVVSVLTTGKKLKNIQANPRVAVSIEKQGDDGPEWSVSLLGTATVVEDTDRTRAARERVFGKYRETDDDEGEGTLVEIEVGSATSGHY is encoded by the coding sequence ATGAGTGTTCCCGATGAGGTCGAGGAGCTGATCGCCGACGCGCCGCTGAGTGCCCACCTCGCCACCGCGGCCGACAACCGCCCGCACGTCGCGCCCGTCTGGTACGGCTACCGCGATGGTGTTGTGAGCGTGCTCACGACCGGGAAGAAGTTGAAGAACATCCAGGCGAATCCGCGCGTCGCCGTTTCGATCGAAAAACAGGGCGACGACGGTCCCGAATGGTCGGTTTCGCTGCTCGGGACGGCCACGGTCGTCGAGGACACCGACCGGACGCGGGCCGCCCGTGAGCGCGTCTTCGGCAAATATCGTGAGACCGATGATGATGAAGGAGAGGGGACGCTGGTCGAGATCGAGGTCGGTTCGGCGACGAGCGGACACTACTGA
- a CDS encoding DUF5795 family protein, translated as MAQNRVVEGRMVTPETLAELIEGENVMDAEPIADAERECPDCGGDVLEVGYMPSITEFVTGQKCQECAWSETDRE; from the coding sequence ATGGCCCAAAACCGCGTCGTCGAGGGACGGATGGTCACGCCGGAGACGCTCGCCGAACTCATCGAGGGCGAGAACGTGATGGACGCCGAACCGATCGCCGACGCCGAGCGGGAGTGTCCCGACTGCGGCGGCGACGTGCTCGAAGTCGGCTACATGCCGTCGATCACCGAGTTCGTCACCGGACAGAAGTGTCAAGAATGTGCCTGGAGCGAGACCGACCGCGAGTAA
- a CDS encoding aldehyde dehydrogenase family protein, which produces MATASTTHDRAPFIDGEWESGDGVIEVTDLADGGVFARVSAADREQAESALAAAEGAQAALADTTIPERVAWLETIAAELRERKAELAAVIVHEAGKPIASARGEVESAAERFERAVGEARNLTGEYRQGTTASHEGWRTMTVPEPIGTVLCITPYNYPLSTTALQVAPALAAGNSVVLKPASKTPVSAAILAEIISATGIPDGGFNFVPGHASDIGDVLAGSSAVNAIAMTGSSAAGEHVARESGIVNLHMELGGNAPAVVFPDADLDATAGACAKGALKYAGQRCSAVSRVLAHEEIHDTLVAAIDDAIDEWPAGDLFDEETALGPLISTEQADWVEELVADARERGARLVRGGERDDQFVEPTLLADVPRDARIVREEQFGPVIPVTKIESADDAVAVANASDLALDAAVFTADHDRAMDVAERIDAGAVRINGAPSHGLGDVPFGGNKRSGINREGIGVSIEQFVRRKSIVL; this is translated from the coding sequence ATGGCTACCGCATCGACCACGCACGACCGAGCGCCGTTCATCGACGGGGAGTGGGAGAGCGGCGACGGGGTCATCGAAGTGACCGATCTCGCCGACGGTGGCGTGTTCGCCCGAGTAAGCGCGGCGGATCGAGAACAGGCCGAATCCGCCCTCGCCGCCGCCGAGGGCGCACAGGCCGCACTCGCCGACACCACGATACCCGAACGTGTCGCATGGCTCGAAACAATCGCCGCGGAACTGCGCGAACGGAAGGCCGAACTCGCGGCGGTCATCGTCCACGAGGCGGGCAAACCCATCGCCAGCGCGCGCGGCGAGGTCGAATCGGCCGCCGAGCGCTTCGAGCGCGCCGTCGGTGAGGCTCGTAACCTCACCGGCGAGTACCGGCAGGGTACCACCGCGAGCCACGAGGGCTGGCGGACGATGACCGTGCCCGAACCCATCGGAACGGTCCTCTGTATCACGCCGTACAACTACCCGCTCTCGACGACCGCGCTCCAGGTCGCGCCCGCGCTCGCCGCCGGTAACAGCGTCGTCCTGAAGCCCGCGAGCAAGACGCCCGTGAGCGCTGCGATTCTCGCGGAGATCATCAGCGCGACCGGCATCCCCGACGGCGGCTTCAACTTCGTCCCGGGCCACGCGAGCGACATCGGCGACGTGCTCGCCGGCTCGTCGGCCGTGAACGCGATCGCGATGACCGGTTCGTCGGCCGCGGGCGAGCACGTCGCGCGCGAAAGCGGGATCGTCAACCTCCACATGGAACTCGGCGGCAACGCGCCCGCCGTGGTGTTCCCCGACGCCGACCTCGACGCGACCGCCGGAGCCTGCGCGAAGGGCGCGCTCAAGTACGCCGGCCAGCGCTGCTCGGCGGTCAGTCGCGTGCTCGCCCACGAGGAGATCCACGACACCCTCGTCGCGGCGATCGACGACGCGATCGACGAGTGGCCCGCCGGCGACCTATTCGACGAGGAGACGGCCCTCGGCCCGCTGATCTCCACCGAACAGGCCGACTGGGTCGAGGAACTCGTCGCGGACGCGCGCGAGAGGGGTGCACGCCTCGTTCGCGGTGGCGAGCGTGACGACCAGTTCGTCGAGCCGACGCTGCTCGCCGACGTCCCGCGCGACGCACGCATCGTCCGTGAGGAGCAGTTCGGCCCGGTGATCCCCGTGACGAAAATCGAGAGCGCGGACGACGCCGTCGCGGTGGCGAACGCGAGCGACCTCGCGCTCGATGCGGCGGTGTTCACCGCCGACCACGACCGTGCGATGGACGTGGCCGAGCGAATCGACGCCGGTGCGGTCCGGATCAACGGCGCGCCGTCGCACGGTCTCGGCGACGTTCCCTTCGGCGGCAACAAGCGTTCGGGCATCAATCGTGAAGGAATCGGCGTGAGCATCGAGCAGTTCGTCCGGCGAAAGAGCATCGTCCTCTGA
- the trmB gene encoding HTH-type sugar sensing transcriptional regulator TrmB has protein sequence MSSEDLGDELARINRRFDLSEYETSAYLAVLEHGRLTAAAITERTDIPQPRVYDTVRTLEERGLVELRESRPIEVLAIDPKEAFGDIHASLDTLVGDLETRYTTPARDTEATSLVKSRSTILRRLEAIIEGAEYELILSLTPALVDRFADVLAERREAGVSTELLLTPAADAPPADEYDYPTIATAVRARRGITTPVLAVADGTHAIYATQDALVADNERYGVVFDRSELGFLVSGFFDTLLWTTAEVVLDRDDERSFPRRYASIRRCVADLVGRDGEFEALVEGRDVETGEHRSVAGQVVDVGTNGANQTAHIIVETERGRVTVGGQVAAYEDVEAHELRIERP, from the coding sequence ATGTCCTCCGAGGATCTCGGTGACGAACTCGCGCGGATAAACAGACGGTTCGACCTGAGCGAGTACGAGACGAGCGCCTACCTCGCCGTGCTCGAACACGGCCGCCTGACCGCCGCGGCGATCACCGAACGGACCGACATCCCCCAGCCGCGCGTCTACGACACCGTCCGCACGCTCGAAGAGCGCGGATTGGTCGAACTCAGGGAATCGCGCCCCATCGAGGTGCTCGCTATCGATCCGAAGGAGGCGTTCGGCGACATCCACGCGTCGCTCGACACGCTCGTCGGCGACCTCGAAACACGGTACACGACGCCGGCACGCGACACGGAGGCGACCTCGCTGGTCAAATCCCGCTCGACGATCCTCCGCCGTCTCGAAGCGATCATCGAGGGGGCCGAGTACGAACTCATCCTCTCGCTGACGCCGGCGCTCGTCGACCGCTTCGCGGACGTGCTCGCCGAACGCCGCGAGGCGGGCGTTTCGACCGAACTCCTCCTCACGCCCGCCGCCGACGCCCCGCCCGCCGACGAGTACGACTATCCCACCATCGCCACCGCCGTCCGCGCCCGCCGCGGCATCACTACGCCGGTCCTCGCGGTCGCCGACGGCACCCACGCCATCTACGCCACACAGGACGCGCTCGTCGCCGACAACGAGCGCTACGGCGTCGTCTTCGACCGCTCGGAACTCGGCTTCCTGGTCTCGGGCTTTTTTGATACGCTGCTCTGGACGACCGCCGAGGTGGTCCTCGACCGCGACGACGAGCGCTCGTTTCCACGGCGCTACGCCTCGATACGGCGCTGTGTGGCCGATCTCGTCGGCCGCGACGGCGAGTTCGAGGCGCTCGTCGAGGGGCGGGACGTCGAAACCGGCGAGCATCGCTCGGTCGCGGGTCAGGTCGTCGACGTCGGCACCAACGGGGCGAATCAGACGGCACACATCATCGTCGAGACCGAGAGGGGAAGAGTGACCGTCGGCGGACAGGTCGCCGCCTACGAGGACGTCGAGGCCCACGAACTCCGAATCGAACGTCCCTGA
- the guaB gene encoding IMP dehydrogenase: MATNRSEPFSEKLDVPEALTFDDVLLRPKESRVEPDDADTATRVSTSVELTVPVLSAAMDTVTESELAIEMARRGGLGVLHQNMDVEEAVEEVDRVKRADELVIREVVTASPDQTVRDVDAMMDEEGVSGAPVVSEDGEVLGIISATDVRPYLEVGDRDEVREAMTDEVVTAPEEVGAREALELMYEHKIERVPVVDDGNRLTGLVTMQGILQRREYDSAARDDEGRLRVGVAIGPFESERATAVDAAGADVLFIDCAHAHNRNVIESAREIEGSVAADVVVGNVGTREAAAALVDFADGIKVGIGPGSICTTRVVTGTGMPQITAVAQVADIASEHDIPVIADGGIRYSGDAIKAIAAGADAVMLGSYFAGTDEAPGRVVTMNGKRYKQYRGMGSVGAMQSGGGDRYLKETDEEEEFVPEGVEAATPYKGSVESELFQLVGGMKSGMGYVGAATIPEFKRRAEFVRVSSAGQTEGHAHDVVITDEAPNYSPDS; encoded by the coding sequence ATGGCGACTAATCGTTCGGAGCCGTTCTCCGAGAAACTCGACGTTCCCGAAGCGCTCACGTTCGACGACGTCCTGCTCCGCCCGAAGGAGAGTCGCGTCGAACCCGACGACGCCGACACCGCGACCCGCGTCTCGACGTCGGTCGAACTCACGGTACCGGTCCTCTCGGCGGCGATGGACACCGTCACCGAGAGCGAACTGGCCATCGAGATGGCGCGCCGTGGCGGTCTCGGCGTGCTCCACCAGAACATGGACGTCGAGGAGGCAGTAGAGGAGGTCGACCGCGTCAAGCGCGCCGACGAGTTAGTCATCCGCGAGGTCGTGACCGCCAGCCCCGACCAAACGGTCCGGGACGTGGATGCGATGATGGACGAGGAGGGCGTCAGCGGCGCGCCCGTCGTGAGTGAGGACGGCGAGGTATTGGGCATCATCTCCGCGACCGACGTCCGCCCCTATCTGGAGGTCGGTGACCGTGACGAGGTGCGCGAGGCGATGACCGACGAGGTCGTCACGGCCCCCGAGGAGGTGGGCGCACGCGAGGCGCTCGAACTCATGTACGAGCACAAGATCGAGCGCGTGCCGGTCGTCGACGACGGGAACCGTCTGACGGGACTGGTGACGATGCAGGGCATCCTCCAGCGCCGCGAGTACGACTCGGCCGCCCGCGACGACGAGGGGCGGCTGCGCGTCGGCGTCGCCATCGGCCCGTTCGAGAGCGAGCGCGCCACCGCGGTGGACGCGGCGGGTGCGGACGTCCTCTTCATCGACTGCGCGCACGCGCACAACCGCAACGTCATCGAGAGCGCCCGCGAGATCGAGGGGAGCGTCGCGGCCGACGTGGTGGTCGGCAACGTCGGCACGCGCGAGGCCGCCGCGGCGCTCGTCGACTTCGCCGACGGCATCAAGGTCGGCATCGGTCCCGGTTCCATCTGCACGACGCGCGTGGTCACCGGGACGGGCATGCCCCAGATCACCGCCGTCGCACAGGTCGCCGACATCGCCAGCGAGCACGACATTCCCGTGATCGCCGACGGCGGGATTCGCTACTCGGGCGACGCGATCAAGGCCATCGCGGCGGGTGCCGATGCCGTCATGCTCGGGTCGTACTTCGCGGGGACCGACGAGGCTCCCGGCCGGGTCGTGACGATGAACGGCAAGCGCTACAAACAGTACCGAGGCATGGGCTCGGTCGGTGCGATGCAGTCGGGCGGCGGCGACCGCTATCTCAAGGAGACCGACGAAGAGGAGGAGTTCGTCCCCGAGGGTGTCGAGGCCGCCACACCCTACAAGGGCAGCGTCGAGAGCGAGCTCTTCCAGCTCGTCGGCGGGATGAAGAGCGGGATGGGCTACGTCGGAGCCGCGACAATCCCCGAGTTCAAGCGCCGCGCGGAGTTCGTCCGCGTCTCGTCGGCGGGCCAGACTGAAGGCCACGCCCACGACGTCGTGATCACCGACGAAGCGCCGAACTACAGCCCGGACAGTTAG